A part of Ptychodera flava strain L36383 chromosome 11, AS_Pfla_20210202, whole genome shotgun sequence genomic DNA contains:
- the LOC139144018 gene encoding cell adhesion molecule DSCAM-like — translation MRETGLLVIKNVDNRARGWYMCKAGNHVINVTSAESYVDVYEAPIVTTPGDTIVFEGNEPSVVLNCASTGWPLPTISWYYSTGSTTYSKLPVTASSLSLYKPQLSESGWYKCEATNIAGKDLSAGFRLMVLGTSLALPSLSVSFEFFTSPRSENNYQNYASSAETEKSSIIKDRLLSSLGNLLGIDTNRCTFVELEKIHMNHGDISGMVSMKIIGRKNSNEGISRLPYQYLQDVFYDSQEELILMAMTLSEATLDEVHLFSVHGLSVKIKRESLHYGMDEPGCPKSQKASDYKYFLCADCMEMRQDVMEMRERLHQRTCQNILT, via the exons ATGAGGGAAACTGGTCTCTTGGTTATAAAAAATGTCGATAACAGAGCTAGGGGTTGGTACATGTGCAAAGCTGGCAACCATGTCATAAATGTAACGTCTGCAGAATCGTATGTGGACGTTTACGAAGCACCAATTGTAACAACTCCTGGAGACACGATTGTCTTCGAAGGCAATGAACCCTCAGTGGTCTTGAACTGTGCCAGCACTGGTTGGCCACTGCCGACTATCAGCTGGTACTATTCTACAGGCTCGACCACATACAGTAAACTTCCTGTCACTGCTTCAAGTCTGTCATTATACAAACCACAATTGAGTGAAAGTGGCTGGTACAAGTGTGAGGCAACCAACATTGCTGGCAAAGATCTTTCAGCAGGCTTTCGTTTAATGGTACTTGGAACATCTTTGGCTTTGCCAAGTCTGAGCGTTTCATTCGAATTTTTCACCAGCCCCCGGAGCGAGAATAATTACCAAAATTATGCTAGCTCTGCAGAAACAGAGAAGTCCTCAATTATAAAGGACAGACTTCTCAGTAGTTTAGGCAATCTCCTTGGTATCGATACAAATAGATGCACATTCGTGGAACTGGAGAAAATTCACATGAACCATGGGGACATCTCTGGTATGGTAAGCATGAAAATTATCGGACGAAAGAATTCAAATGAAGGCATTAGCCGTCTACCATACCAATATCTACAAGATGTCTTTTACGATTCACAAGAGGAACTTATTCTTATGGCAATGACGTTATCAGAGGCTACGTTGGATGAAGTTCATCTGTTCTCTGTGCATGGTTTGAGTGTCAAAATAAAGCGGGAGTCACTGCATTATGGCATGGACGAGCCAGGATGTCCAAAGAGTCAGAAAGCAAGCGACTATAAGTACTTCCTGTGTG CTGACTGCATGGAGATGAGACAGGATGTG ATGGAAATGAGAGAGAGACTGCACCAACGGACATGTCAAAACATCCTGACATAA